Proteins encoded together in one Candidatus Lariskella endosymbiont of Epinotia ramella window:
- a CDS encoding ankyrin repeat domain-containing protein, whose amino-acid sequence MKHTEETIDLRENYDEIISQMQNDNYLLPPELLNDEQFFFHILKQENSSILITFFAAAQNNGVRMEQIIEGQKYEVLKLAAENQDNTVIGILLDFANIKEALKGNGDYLAFSEAAKNQDHKVMELLLSHADKHNINIKEALKGSGDYRAFSKAAENQNHQVMELLLSHADKNSIDIKEALKGSGDYYAFEYAARNQNHKVMELLLSHADKNSIDIKEALKGNYDSYLAFNYAAKNQNHKVMELLLSHADKNNIDIKEALKYWDYFTFRHAAQNVNHEVMRLLFERAQTLGMNIKTILANKDYELFHYAAQNTNPNVIKLLFEHAKTLEIDVRKTVLKNPSFQALENIKSAALDALLQVLVTTKDAEIENVISQNPAIFTAPRDAEYQKIKALMNDTPFLFKEPEKLILALQHIEWKDEELEDKELFAKRYKEILKRDVGYQEIKALMYTIPSFFYDKERLILALSHINPKDKKLFAARCEEILAHYSFRNKLEEIVAYKSKNTTAKNLITDSAYKISVLRQEVGDSLFSNKGNVDNKWLKSGELTKLSLVKKDLMEYVQPKENNSNSLNGETKKTDWNNLKTNLKTTVLSFLIAPKEAKPESISISAILEALRQPLHNALETQEIKAGTYNKLLALLRKEVTQKGMLTNTSNNLSSKEVAMPKVYEEQSEIYNEPLASLRKALYAKDDTDTNNLISLNVPALEVPYEQSEQLKELISLRKAKYEKAGATPDKEPPPPAPELNKYLINKELGVMEVSGLKPKIVALSDASQEQNVYAINSKAEFAKQNTAYVPSSLPKTLYNVAVGFKVLDTAIDTTRLLYEPTANNATKVIVDSAHIYSMLAGFNLYSAVINAAEIIYLGSIGEYGKVLQNAVITTAYMGLSYVANKSFLYAAASVGVPQLALAYSAVTAGCSAYNALSNLYSFHEEYSSGDLALKSDAAYADLNWFLHNALDWSGNDLDVELAAYAENDWQNDLYQSDNDLHVEL is encoded by the coding sequence ATGAAACACACAGAAGAGACCATAGATTTGAGAGAGAATTATGATGAAATCATTTCTCAGATGCAAAATGATAATTACCTTCTGCCTCCAGAGTTATTAAATGATGAGCAATTTTTCTTCCATATTTTAAAGCAAGAAAATTCTTCAATTCTAATCACTTTCTTTGCGGCCGCTCAAAATAATGGAGTAAGGATGGAACAAATTATAGAAGGACAAAAATATGAAGTATTGAAGCTTGCAGCAGAAAATCAAGATAATACTGTAATTGGGATATTACTAGATTTTGCTAATATAAAAGAAGCGCTGAAAGGCAATGGCGATTACTTGGCTTTCAGCGAAGCAGCAAAAAATCAAGATCATAAGGTAATGGAGCTGCTACTGTCTCATGCTGATAAACACAACATTAATATAAAAGAAGCACTGAAAGGCAGTGGTGATTACCGGGCTTTCAGCAAAGCAGCAGAAAATCAAAATCATCAGGTAATGGAGCTGCTACTGTCTCATGCTGATAAAAACAGCATTGATATAAAAGAAGCACTGAAAGGCAGTGGTGATTACTACGCTTTCGAGTATGCAGCAAGAAATCAAAATCATAAGGTAATGGAGCTGCTACTGTCTCATGCTGATAAAAACAGCATTGATATAAAAGAAGCGCTGAAAGGCAATTATGATAGTTACCTGGCTTTCAACTATGCAGCAAAAAATCAAAATCATAAGGTAATGGAGCTGCTACTGTCTCATGCTGATAAAAATAACATTGATATAAAAGAAGCGCTGAAATACTGGGATTACTTCACATTTCGCCATGCCGCACAAAATGTAAATCACGAAGTAATGAGGCTGTTATTTGAACGTGCTCAGACTCTAGGAATGAATATAAAAACAATACTAGCAAACAAAGATTATGAGCTTTTCCACTATGCAGCACAAAATACAAACCCTAATGTGATAAAATTATTATTCGAGCATGCTAAAACGCTAGAAATAGATGTAAGAAAAACAGTATTGAAGAACCCATCTTTTCAAGCATTAGAGAACATAAAGAGTGCAGCATTGGACGCATTGTTACAAGTATTGGTAACAACAAAAGATGCAGAAATTGAAAATGTAATTAGCCAAAATCCAGCCATTTTCACAGCGCCGAGAGATGCAGAGTATCAAAAAATCAAAGCTCTGATGAATGATACGCCATTTCTTTTTAAAGAGCCGGAAAAGTTGATATTAGCATTACAACATATAGAATGGAAAGATGAGGAATTAGAAGATAAGGAATTATTTGCAAAACGTTATAAAGAAATATTAAAAAGAGATGTAGGATATCAAGAAATCAAAGCTCTGATGTATACTATACCATCTTTTTTCTACGATAAGGAAAGGCTGATACTAGCGTTATCACATATAAACCCAAAAGATAAGAAATTATTCGCAGCACGCTGTGAAGAGATACTTGCACATTATAGCTTCAGAAATAAACTCGAAGAAATTGTTGCATATAAATCAAAAAATACCACTGCAAAAAATTTAATCACAGATTCAGCATATAAAATTTCTGTTCTGAGACAGGAGGTTGGTGATTCTCTGTTCTCCAACAAAGGGAATGTTGATAATAAATGGTTAAAAAGTGGCGAATTGACAAAGCTTAGCTTAGTCAAAAAAGATCTTATGGAATACGTACAACCCAAAGAAAACAACAGTAATTCCCTGAATGGCGAAACAAAAAAAACCGATTGGAATAATCTGAAAACAAACCTCAAAACAACAGTATTATCATTCTTAATTGCTCCAAAAGAAGCAAAGCCAGAATCCATATCCATAAGTGCGATACTTGAAGCGCTGAGACAGCCGCTGCATAATGCGCTTGAAACACAGGAAATAAAGGCTGGAACATATAACAAACTACTAGCATTGCTACGTAAAGAAGTTACTCAGAAAGGCATGCTAACAAATACTTCAAACAACCTCTCCTCTAAAGAAGTTGCGATGCCAAAAGTATATGAAGAGCAAAGTGAGATATATAACGAGCCACTAGCATCACTTCGTAAAGCATTGTACGCAAAAGATGATACCGATACAAACAATCTTATCTCTCTAAACGTTCCTGCACTAGAGGTGCCTTATGAACAAAGCGAACAACTTAAAGAACTTATCTCACTTCGTAAAGCAAAGTATGAGAAAGCTGGCGCTACACCAGACAAAGAGCCACCACCTCCAGCTCCAGAACTTAATAAATATCTTATTAATAAAGAACTCGGCGTAATGGAAGTAAGCGGCCTCAAGCCAAAAATAGTTGCTTTATCTGATGCGTCCCAAGAGCAAAACGTTTACGCTATAAATTCTAAAGCAGAATTTGCAAAGCAAAATACTGCTTATGTTCCAAGTTCACTGCCGAAAACGCTTTATAACGTGGCTGTCGGCTTTAAAGTGCTAGATACCGCTATAGATACTACAAGACTTCTATATGAACCAACAGCAAATAATGCTACAAAAGTTATAGTTGATTCAGCTCACATTTATAGCATGCTTGCTGGCTTTAATTTATATTCTGCTGTCATCAACGCAGCTGAAATTATATATTTGGGCAGCATCGGCGAATATGGCAAAGTGCTTCAGAATGCCGTTATAACAACAGCATATATGGGTCTTTCTTATGTTGCAAATAAGAGTTTTCTTTATGCTGCAGCATCTGTTGGCGTGCCGCAACTAGCTCTTGCGTATAGCGCAGTGACTGCAGGCTGCAGCGCATACAATGCACTTTCTAACTTGTATTCATTTCATGAAGAGTACTCAAGCGGCGATTTGGCTTTAAAATCAGACGCTGCATACGCAGACCTTAACTGGTTTTTGCACAATGCTTTAGATTGGTCTGGCAATGATCTGGATGTTGAACTTGCTGCATATGCAGAGAATGATTGGCAAAATGATTTGTATCAATCTGACAATGATCTGCATGTTGAACTTTAA
- a CDS encoding ankyrin repeat domain-containing protein, which produces MKRTEETIDLRQSYDEIIALMQNDNDPLPPEWLQNEEFFFHILQQEDANILSAFFEAAQNNGVSIKQIIEGQKYKVLQLAAENQNLQVMEILLDYAKTNSINIKEALKGSGDYQAFKYAAGNQNHKVMELLLDYAKTNSIDIKEALKHRDYFLFRNAAQNVNHEVIKLLLENVGIEIKKVLEAKSCLIFHNAAKNENHKVMELLLEKGSDVGIEIKTILANKDYKLFHDAAKNKSPKVMKLLLEHAKTLEIDVRKAVLEKSSFQELDNIKSAPLDALLQVLVTAKDVEIENVISQNPAIFTAPRDVEYQKIKDLMNYTRFLFKEPEKLRLALQHIEWKDEELEDKELFTKRYEEILKGNAEYQEIKALMYTIPSFFYDKERLILALSHINPKDKKLFAARCEEILAHYSFRNKLEAIVAYKSKNTTAKNLIKDSAYKISVLRQEVGDALFSNKGNVDNKWLKSGELTKLSLVTRDLMKYVPIKDEHDNSLDGTNKVTTFSSLSKNLKTTVLSFLIAPKEAKPESIKAVFTVLRQPLHKALEEQEIKAGTYNKSLALLRKEVIQKDMIPNTLNNLSSLEVAMPKVYEEQGLYAKDDTDTTNLISLNVPVLEAPYEQSEQLKEPISLRKAKHEKAGATPDKEPPAAPPTPELNKYFINKELGVMEVSNALKPKTVALSDAHQEQNISAINSEAEFAEQNTAYVPSSLPKTLYNVAVGFKVLDTAIDTTRLLYEPTANNATKVIVDSAHIYSAFYGWNWPSVFVTVADGIYSGYIGEYGKVLQNAGMTAAYMGLSYVANKGFLYAAASVGVPQLALGYSAVTTLYGAYSLLSNSYSFYEEYSSGDLALKSDAAYADLGWFWHNLLDQSGNDLDVELTAYAENDWQNDLYQSDNDLHVEL; this is translated from the coding sequence ATGAAACGCACAGAAGAAACAATAGATTTGAGACAGAGTTATGATGAAATCATTGCTCTGATGCAAAATGATAATGACCCTCTACCTCCAGAGTGGTTGCAGAATGAGGAATTTTTCTTCCATATTTTGCAGCAAGAAGATGCTAATATTCTTTCAGCTTTCTTTGAGGCCGCTCAAAATAATGGAGTAAGTATTAAACAAATTATAGAAGGACAAAAATATAAAGTATTGCAGCTTGCAGCAGAAAATCAAAATCTTCAGGTAATGGAGATATTACTGGATTATGCTAAAACAAATAGCATTAATATAAAAGAAGCGCTGAAAGGCAGTGGTGATTACCAAGCTTTCAAGTATGCAGCAGGAAATCAAAATCATAAAGTAATGGAGCTATTACTGGATTATGCTAAAACAAATAGCATTGATATAAAAGAAGCGCTGAAACACCGGGATTACTTCCTATTTAGAAATGCAGCACAAAATGTAAATCATGAGGTAATAAAATTATTACTTGAGAATGTTGGAATAGAGATAAAAAAAGTATTAGAAGCTAAAAGCTGTCTGATTTTCCACAATGCAGCAAAAAATGAGAATCATAAGGTGATGGAATTATTACTTGAGAAGGGAAGCGATGTTGGAATAGAGATAAAAACAATACTAGCAAACAAAGATTATAAGCTTTTCCACGATGCAGCAAAAAATAAAAGCCCTAAGGTAATGAAATTATTACTCGAGCATGCTAAAACGCTAGAAATAGATGTAAGAAAAGCAGTACTGGAGAAGTCATCTTTTCAAGAATTAGATAACATAAAGAGTGCACCATTGGACGCATTGTTACAAGTATTGGTAACAGCAAAAGATGTAGAAATTGAAAATGTAATTAGCCAAAATCCAGCCATTTTCACAGCGCCGAGAGATGTAGAATATCAAAAAATCAAAGATCTGATGAATTATACGCGATTTCTTTTTAAAGAGCCGGAAAAGTTGAGATTAGCATTACAACATATAGAATGGAAAGATGAGGAATTAGAAGATAAGGAATTATTTACAAAACGCTACGAAGAAATATTAAAAGGAAATGCAGAATATCAAGAAATCAAAGCTCTGATGTATACTATACCATCTTTTTTCTACGATAAGGAAAGGCTGATACTAGCGTTATCACATATAAACCCAAAAGATAAGAAATTATTCGCAGCACGCTGTGAAGAGATACTTGCACATTATAGCTTCAGAAATAAACTCGAAGCAATTGTTGCATATAAATCAAAAAATACCACTGCAAAAAATTTAATCAAAGATTCAGCATATAAAATTTCTGTTCTGAGACAGGAGGTTGGTGATGCTCTGTTCTCCAACAAAGGGAATGTTGATAATAAATGGTTAAAAAGTGGCGAATTGACAAAGCTTAGCTTAGTTACAAGAGATCTGATGAAATATGTGCCAATCAAAGACGAGCACGATAATTCGCTTGATGGCACCAACAAAGTCACCACGTTTAGTAGTCTGAGCAAAAACCTCAAAACAACAGTATTATCATTCTTAATTGCTCCAAAAGAAGCAAAACCAGAATCCATAAAAGCAGTATTTACTGTACTAAGACAGCCGCTGCATAAAGCGCTTGAAGAACAGGAAATAAAAGCTGGAACATATAACAAATCACTAGCATTGCTTCGTAAAGAAGTTATTCAGAAAGACATGATACCAAATACTCTAAACAATCTCTCCTCTTTAGAAGTTGCGATGCCAAAAGTATATGAAGAGCAAGGATTGTACGCAAAAGATGATACCGATACAACCAATCTTATCTCTCTAAACGTTCCTGTACTAGAGGCGCCTTATGAACAAAGCGAACAACTTAAAGAGCCTATATCACTTCGTAAAGCAAAGCATGAGAAAGCTGGCGCTACACCAGACAAAGAACCACCAGCTGCACCTCCAACTCCAGAACTTAATAAATATTTTATTAATAAAGAACTCGGCGTAATGGAAGTAAGCAATGCCCTCAAGCCAAAAACAGTTGCTTTATCTGATGCTCATCAAGAGCAAAACATTTCTGCTATAAATTCTGAAGCAGAATTTGCAGAGCAAAATACTGCTTATGTTCCAAGCTCACTGCCGAAAACGCTTTATAACGTGGCTGTCGGCTTTAAAGTGCTAGATACCGCTATAGATACTACAAGACTTCTATATGAACCAACAGCAAATAATGCTACAAAAGTTATAGTTGATTCAGCTCACATTTATAGCGCATTTTATGGCTGGAATTGGCCTTCTGTATTTGTCACCGTGGCCGACGGTATATATTCGGGCTACATCGGCGAATATGGCAAAGTGCTTCAGAATGCCGGGATGACAGCAGCATATATGGGCCTTTCTTATGTTGCAAATAAGGGTTTTCTTTATGCTGCAGCATCTGTTGGCGTGCCGCAACTAGCTCTTGGGTATAGCGCAGTGACTACCCTCTATGGCGCATATAGTTTACTTTCTAACTCGTATTCATTCTATGAAGAGTACTCAAGCGGTGATTTGGCTTTAAAATCAGACGCTGCATACGCAGACCTTGGTTGGTTTTGGCATAATCTTCTAGATCAATCTGGTAATGATCTGGATGTTGAACTTACTGCATATGCAGAGAATGATTGGCAAAATGATTTGTATCAATCTGACAATGATCTGCATGTTGAACTTTAA
- a CDS encoding phage tail protein, producing MKRLQETDLPYSVDINFLNKSRQYSVCNQHATRSSVTTKKSITIDLPSVLNEYEAFHIAKTTLYNFWLECLQYSFALPMRYMFISPSDVITLEFCNRMHCIRVTSVEIGRNGIVKILGVSENLDIYKNDNCSIDVEDQYVDLNLGTHLEILDIPTLPQETGDYSNARVLIAACGMSNNWSGCNISYAEELDDVFQSMIDIRSAATIGATLEILGEASQYITDNQNSVAVSLLHGYLYSITLQELLNNGNLALIGDEIIQFQTAELVSENCYRLSNLLRGRFGTEHKIKNHSIGERFILLDSKVETFNMPHFTIGQSFKIKTSTLGRNANIHDDFTKHINYHAENLKPLSPVLFSKNYLDNGIEIKWIRRTRINGAWRNNVEVPLCETECKYLVNISKGNKLVMERTTKSEVLFIPYIDVGIKDRKELNDSNEHLVQIAQFSGVLGAGEQLSIRI from the coding sequence ATAAAAAGGCTACAGGAAACTGATTTGCCATATAGTGTTGATATAAATTTTCTCAATAAATCTAGACAGTACAGTGTATGTAATCAACACGCAACGCGTAGTTCTGTTACTACAAAAAAATCTATAACTATAGATCTTCCATCGGTACTTAATGAGTATGAAGCATTTCATATAGCAAAAACGACTCTTTATAACTTTTGGCTTGAATGTTTGCAGTACAGTTTCGCACTTCCGATGCGTTATATGTTTATATCACCATCTGATGTTATAACGTTAGAATTTTGTAATAGAATGCATTGCATTAGAGTAACTAGTGTAGAAATAGGGAGAAATGGCATTGTCAAAATATTAGGAGTATCAGAAAATCTTGATATATATAAAAATGACAATTGTAGCATAGATGTAGAAGATCAGTATGTTGACTTAAATTTAGGAACTCATTTAGAAATTTTGGATATTCCAACGTTGCCACAAGAGACAGGTGATTATTCAAATGCAAGAGTGCTTATAGCTGCATGCGGCATGAGCAATAATTGGTCAGGATGCAATATATCTTATGCTGAAGAGTTGGATGACGTCTTTCAAAGCATGATTGACATTAGAAGCGCGGCAACTATAGGCGCGACACTAGAGATTTTAGGTGAAGCTTCACAATATATCACAGATAACCAAAACTCTGTTGCGGTAAGCCTGCTTCATGGCTATTTATACAGTATCACATTACAAGAATTACTTAATAACGGAAATCTTGCACTCATTGGTGATGAGATAATACAATTTCAAACAGCAGAACTAGTATCAGAAAATTGCTATAGATTGAGTAATTTATTGCGTGGTCGTTTCGGAACAGAGCATAAAATAAAAAATCACAGTATAGGAGAGAGATTTATTTTGTTAGATAGTAAGGTGGAAACGTTTAATATGCCACATTTTACCATTGGACAGTCATTTAAGATTAAAACATCAACACTTGGCAGAAATGCTAATATACACGATGATTTTACGAAGCATATTAATTATCATGCAGAAAATTTAAAGCCGCTTTCACCTGTTTTGTTTAGCAAAAACTATCTGGATAATGGCATAGAAATTAAATGGATTAGAAGAACAAGGATCAATGGCGCATGGCGAAATAACGTTGAAGTTCCGCTTTGTGAGACCGAATGTAAATATTTAGTCAATATTAGCAAAGGCAATAAGCTCGTAATGGAGCGCACGACCAAAAGTGAAGTGCTGTTTATACCATATATTGATGTTGGGATTAAAGATAGAAAAGAATTAAATGATTCAAATGAGCATTTAGTTCAAATTGCTCAATTCTCCGGTGTTTTAGGTGCTGGAGAGCAGCTTAGTATACGAATATAA
- a CDS encoding IS256 family transposase: protein MKTEKNKKINEAIDLLIEGGADLKTVLKQDGLIKELTKSILERALQAEMSEHLGYNKYDRSETENCRNGHYNKNLITENGSIELNIPRDREGKFAPVIVSKNQTRIDGLDQKIISLYAKGMSLSDIKIQLQELYGAEVSESLISRVTDDVIDEVRIWQSRPLEPLYPIVYFDCLIVKVRQDKQIINKSVYVALGIDLQGRKDILGLWISENEGSKFWLSNFTELKNRGLKDILIACSDNLTGMSEAICASYPKTEHQLCIVHQIRNSLKYVSYKDRKLLASDLKLIYSSATEDEARLALESFDKKWSKRYPHISKSWYNNWENLVIFLQYPESIRKIIYTTNAIESLNSQLRKVTRNKRVFPNDDSVFKVLYLTIDYITKKWTMPISNWNEAMAHFIIKFDGRF, encoded by the coding sequence ATGAAGACAGAAAAGAATAAGAAAATAAATGAAGCGATAGATTTACTGATAGAAGGAGGAGCGGATTTAAAGACAGTACTGAAGCAGGATGGATTGATTAAGGAATTAACGAAGAGTATTTTGGAGAGAGCCTTGCAGGCAGAAATGTCTGAACACTTAGGTTATAACAAATATGATAGGTCTGAAACTGAGAATTGCAGGAATGGTCATTATAATAAGAATTTGATTACTGAGAATGGCAGTATCGAGTTAAATATTCCGCGAGATAGAGAAGGTAAATTTGCACCTGTAATTGTCTCCAAGAATCAAACAAGAATAGATGGTTTAGATCAAAAGATAATATCTCTGTATGCCAAGGGGATGAGTTTGTCTGATATCAAGATCCAATTACAAGAATTATATGGAGCAGAAGTTAGTGAGAGTTTAATTAGTAGGGTTACAGATGATGTAATTGATGAGGTTAGAATTTGGCAGAGTAGACCTCTTGAACCATTATATCCTATAGTATATTTTGATTGTTTAATAGTTAAGGTAAGGCAAGATAAACAGATAATTAATAAATCAGTATATGTTGCGCTGGGTATAGATTTACAGGGCCGAAAAGATATTTTAGGATTATGGATAAGTGAGAATGAAGGATCTAAATTCTGGCTTAGTAATTTTACTGAATTGAAGAATCGAGGATTAAAAGATATATTAATTGCCTGTAGTGATAACCTGACTGGTATGTCTGAAGCTATATGCGCAAGTTATCCCAAAACTGAGCATCAGCTTTGTATAGTACATCAAATTAGAAATAGCCTGAAGTATGTATCATATAAAGACAGAAAATTATTGGCATCAGATTTAAAGCTTATTTATAGCTCTGCTACTGAAGATGAAGCGCGTCTTGCTCTAGAATCTTTTGATAAGAAATGGAGTAAACGATATCCACATATATCAAAATCCTGGTATAATAATTGGGAGAATCTGGTAATATTTTTGCAATATCCAGAGAGTATCCGTAAGATAATTTACACTACAAATGCTATAGAATCGCTGAATAGTCAGTTGAGAAAAGTTACAAGAAATAAGCGTGTTTTCCCAAATGATGATTCGGTATTCAAGGTTTTATACCTAACGATTGATTATATTACCAAAAAATGGACCATGCCTATCTCTAACTGGAATGAAGCTATGGCTCATTTTATAATCAAATTTGATGGGAGATTTTAA
- a CDS encoding glycoside hydrolase TIM-barrel-like domain-containing protein, with amino-acid sequence MRREIDRNSGGKFSSNIKYKEPTYTVSMAIALCSGKIQKIERIWADDLLLNQNNYNIRFYLGTEDQMPDPMIESLEGIGKTPAYRGLSYVVFDHIDLGEFGNKIPNFTFEVSRNIEKAEEIVEDMIESVVIIPGSGEFIYDTQIQNKMQGSKNSGIWVPHGYISPVNQHNNSSHSNSILSLNQLKQTLPNIQWVAPVVNWFATSLNIADSKILPGVEFHDSGMISPDEWEVAGFKRKNALLVPSEDNKPIYGGTPNDLGVIRYLEEMKKRGYKIMLYPMPLVAEKGKPWRGRMYGNASEVQRFFTKKGGYNEFILHYAKLAKGKIDAFLIGSELVSITKIADQHNNFPAVDELVNLASMVRKILGNGVKISYAADWSEYHHTDGGWYHLDKLWASYDIDFIGIDAYFPITDSDQSEYDPKEIKRGWDMGEGYDFYFSDENRNIKKPLTPQYAWKNIEWWWENPHIDPNGKQTNWIPKSKKIWFTEYGFPSVDCASNQPNMFFDSKSNESRFPKYSKGNVDIMAQRVGIQGTEERWKNSRCVERKFLWCWDARPYPFWPSLRSVWDDVDCWSRGHWIQGKVAKTLLSDVLGFLCSKAGLTKDDYDTSRIHSYVDGLYISARTSIRKIIEILQSIYFFDAVEKEGKIHFIPRYSNKPIQIKESELIIKAESNAQDASLYQRLCKL; translated from the coding sequence GTGCGAAGAGAAATTGATCGAAACTCAGGTGGAAAATTTTCAAGCAATATCAAATATAAGGAGCCAACTTATACTGTATCTATGGCAATCGCACTTTGCTCAGGAAAAATACAAAAAATCGAAAGGATTTGGGCAGATGATTTATTATTAAACCAGAATAATTATAACATAAGATTTTATCTCGGCACAGAAGATCAAATGCCAGATCCTATGATAGAAAGCTTAGAGGGAATCGGAAAAACACCTGCATACCGCGGCCTCTCTTACGTAGTGTTTGATCACATAGATCTTGGCGAATTTGGTAATAAAATACCAAATTTTACATTTGAGGTATCGCGAAATATAGAAAAAGCCGAAGAGATAGTAGAAGATATGATAGAATCTGTAGTGATAATTCCAGGAAGTGGAGAATTTATCTATGACACTCAAATTCAAAATAAAATGCAAGGCTCCAAAAATAGTGGAATATGGGTGCCACACGGATATATTAGCCCTGTAAATCAACACAACAATTCAAGCCATTCCAATAGCATTTTGTCACTTAATCAACTGAAGCAGACACTTCCAAATATCCAGTGGGTTGCACCAGTGGTTAACTGGTTTGCAACAAGCTTAAACATTGCAGATTCAAAAATACTGCCAGGAGTAGAGTTTCACGATTCTGGAATGATAAGTCCAGATGAGTGGGAAGTTGCGGGATTTAAAAGAAAAAATGCACTTCTTGTGCCAAGTGAGGACAATAAACCAATATATGGAGGCACTCCAAATGATCTTGGTGTAATAAGGTATTTAGAGGAGATGAAGAAACGCGGCTATAAGATTATGTTATACCCAATGCCACTTGTTGCAGAAAAAGGTAAGCCATGGCGCGGTAGAATGTATGGAAATGCTTCAGAAGTACAGAGATTCTTCACAAAAAAAGGTGGTTATAACGAATTTATATTGCATTACGCGAAACTTGCCAAAGGCAAAATAGATGCATTTTTGATAGGTTCAGAACTTGTCTCAATAACAAAAATTGCAGATCAACATAATAATTTTCCTGCCGTAGACGAGTTAGTTAATTTAGCATCAATGGTGAGAAAAATATTAGGAAACGGTGTTAAGATTTCGTATGCCGCTGATTGGAGTGAATATCATCATACAGATGGTGGGTGGTATCACCTTGATAAGCTTTGGGCTTCTTACGACATAGATTTTATTGGTATAGATGCATATTTTCCAATAACTGATAGTGATCAAAGTGAATATGATCCAAAGGAAATAAAAAGAGGATGGGACATGGGAGAGGGATATGATTTCTACTTCTCAGATGAAAATAGAAATATAAAGAAGCCACTTACACCTCAATATGCATGGAAAAATATAGAATGGTGGTGGGAAAATCCACATATAGATCCAAATGGAAAACAAACTAATTGGATTCCAAAGTCTAAAAAGATTTGGTTTACAGAATATGGCTTTCCTTCTGTTGATTGCGCAAGTAACCAACCAAATATGTTCTTTGACAGCAAAAGCAATGAATCAAGATTTCCAAAATATTCTAAAGGAAATGTGGATATAATGGCACAAAGAGTTGGGATACAAGGTACAGAAGAACGCTGGAAAAATAGCAGATGTGTTGAGAGAAAATTTCTTTGGTGTTGGGATGCAAGACCTTATCCATTTTGGCCGAGCCTGAGAAGTGTTTGGGACGATGTAGATTGTTGGTCAAGAGGACATTGGATTCAAGGAAAGGTAGCAAAAACATTATTAAGCGATGTTCTCGGGTTTTTATGTAGCAAAGCAGGTCTTACAAAAGATGACTATGACACAAGCAGAATTCACTCATATGTAGATGGGCTCTATATCAGTGCAAGGACGTCTATACGTAAAATAATAGAGATATTACAAAGCATATATTTCTTTGATGCAGTAGAAAAGGAGGGGAAAATACACTTTATCCCAAGATATAGCAACAAACCAATTCAAATCAAAGAAAGCGAGTTGATTATCAAAGCAGAGAGTAATGCTCAGGATGCGAGTCTTTATCAAAGATTGTGTAAATTATAG